A region of the Roseobacter denitrificans OCh 114 genome:
CCGCTTCGCATAGCGCTATGATGCGCAAATGGTCCGTCTGCTTGTGCCCCGAGCTTGACGCGGCCATATCGGACATCACCACATCGGCCTTGCCACCCAACCAGACGCGCACCTGTTCATCCGCGTCATCGGCCATGAAATCCAGCTGATAGAGCGTCGCGCCCGCGATCGGCTCCATCTCCTGCAGATCAACCCCCAGAACGCTGCCCTGCGCCTTGCTTGTCCGCTCTCCCAGCGCATTCACGCGCTTGACCGCCACCTGACACCAGCCACCGGGCGCACAGCCCAGATCCACCACACGCGCACCCGGCACCAGAAACCGGAACCTGTCATCCAACTCCAGTATCTTATAGGCCGCCCGCCCGCGATACCCCTCACTGCGGGCGCGTTTTACATATGGGTCGTTCAACTGACGCTGAAGCCAGCGCGTTGAACTCAGCTTGCGCCCGCGCGCGGTCTTGACCTTGACCTTCAGATCACGCTGCCCGCGCCCCGATGTATTTTGACTGCCCGGTTTTTTCGCCATCAGAACGCCCCGTCTTCCAACACACCCTGCGCACTCATCTGCGCATAAAGCAGCCCTTCGCGCAGGCCACGATCCGCCACCGACAACCGATCCGTTGGCCAGCAGCGCATCAAAGCCTGAAGGATCGCCGCCCCCGACATGATCAGCGCATGGCGATCCGCACCGATGCGCGGATCGGCACGCCGCCCGTCCGGCCCCAGCGCCAGATAGGATCGGATGACACGGTCAATCTGATCCGTTGTCATATGCAGACCATCCACTTTCTTGCGGTCATAGCGTTTCAGCCCGAGGTGGCTCGCTGCAACGGTCGTCACCGTGCCCGAGGTGCCGACGATCTGGAATTTCTCCTGCGGCTGCGTGTCGTGATAGGGTGCGAAATCTGACAGGTTTTCCTCGAAAAACCAGCTCATCAGCGCAAAGCGCGCCGCATCATCATCCACATCACTGAATTGATCGCGCAGGGTCGCAACGCCCAAAGGCACAGAAATCCAGTCAACCACACGCGCTGCGGGCACATCCCCCAGCCCACGGGCAAAGCCTGCATTGAGATGCATGATCGAGCGCGCCCGCTCGTTCTTGGGCACGTCCTTGAGGTCAATCCAGACCAGTTCCGTCGACCCACCGCCAATATCCACCACCAGCAGGTTCTCGGTCGAGCGACTGACCAGCGGCGCACAGGAGATCACGGCCAGTTGCGCCTCTTCCTGCGCCTTGATGATATCCAGCCGCAGCCCCGTTTCGCGCTGCACACGGCGGATGAATTCATCCGCGTTTTGCGCGCGGCGACAGGCTTCGGTCGCGACCAGACGCATGTACCGCACCTTGTTGCGCTTCAGTTTCTGCTGACACACGCGCAATGCCTGAATGGTGCGCGTCATGGATCCGCGCGACAACCGCCCGGTTTTCTCCAGACCGGCGCCCAGTTGCACCGATTTGGAAAAACTGTCGACCACATGAAAGCCGCTGCCTTCCGGCTGCGCAATCAGCATGCGGCAACTATTTGTACCCAGATCAAGGGCTGCGAAAAGCTCACTTGACCGGGGCGGAACTGGCGCGGGGCTCAGAGCCGTCTTACTTTTGAGCGCGCCCGCACCTTTGTGACGCTGTGGCGCCATGGGTTGCGCCTTTCATTTCGAGTTGGGTTTACGCTAACGGCTGTGCGTCTGCTGCGCAAGCACGGGCGCGCGCTTTCATGTGGTTTTCGCGCCGAGCGTCGCCGAGAAGGTCGGATGTTTACCGTGGGGGCAGAGCAGCGCAGGAGCCTGTCATCGGTTGAATTGGCATTGATACCACCGCCCGCGTCGCGGACAGGGCCTATTTTGTCGAAATTCACCCCTATCCGCGCAAACCGCCCCGTTAGACAGGGTGCACAACAGGTAGGAATCACGATGCCCGAAGTCACGATTGTATATTGGCGCGACATCCCCGCTCAGGTGATTGTGGGAAAGGGACGTCGCGGGTCAAAACGACCGCTGCCAGAACGTTTCGAGCAGGCGATTGATCGTGCGGCCATGAAGGTTGGCGCGGGCGATACGGATGCCTATCTTGCACAGTGGCGCAAAGCTGCACCTGTGGAGATGCCGGGAACACCGGATGAAATCGCAGATGCAGAAGCTGCCCGACTAGATGCTGAATTTGACCGTGCGCGCCTCAAGGCGCTGATTGATAACGATGGTTGGGCCTGAGCCTGCCACGCCTGATAGACACACTCTTGTCCCGAAAGGAACGCCTCGTGGCCTTGTTGAATTTCAAGCGCAAAGTTGCGCCAGCCTCGCCTTCCGTCAATCCGGATGTCGAGGCGTTTTTGCAGGATTACTCGATCGAAGTCATGCCGCGCACCGCCGAGAAAGTGGATGATTTCCGCGCCCTGCTGCCCGAAGGCACCCGCGTATATATCGCCCATATCGAAGGAACGCCCATTGAGGAGATGGTCGCAACCGCGAAACGTCTGAATGACGACGGGTTCGCAGTAATGCCACATTTCCCGGCCCGCATCATCAGGGACCGCGCCACCCTCAAGGACTGGATTGCCCGGTATCAGGGCGAGGCGAATGTACATCAGGCGCTGCTGCTGGCAGGCGGTGTCGAGAAGCCGCTCGGGGACTTTGACAGCTCCATGCAGTTGATGGAAACGGGTCTGTTTGATGAGGCCGGGTTCAAACGCCTGCATGTTGCGGGCCACCCCGAGGGCAACCGCGATATTGACACCGATGGGTCGATGAAAAACGTATCCGCCGCGCTGCGCTGGAAAAACGATTTTCAATCCCGCACGGATGCGCAGTTGGCCATCGCGACGCAATTTGCCTTTGACGCCAAACCCATCATCGCATGGGCCGACACCATCGCCGCCGAAGGGATCACCCTGCCCGTTCACATTGGCATTGCCGGTCCGGCCAAGCTGCAAACGCTGATCAAGTTTGCGATTGCCTGCGGCGTTGGCCCCTCGCTGAAGGTGCTGCAGAAGCGCGCGATGGATGTCACAAAACTCTTGCTGCCTTATGAGCCGACGGATGTCGTTGCGCAATTGGCCGCCCACAAGGCCGCGAATCCTGACTTCAACATCACGAACGTTCATTTCTTTCCACTCGGCGGGATCAAGACGAACGCCAACTGGGCCATCGAAAACGGCGGCTCCTCCGCAAAACCGGCAAACGCCTGATCCAAGGACTTATTCCTGATGACAAAGACCATCGTCGAATCAAAAACCAAGACTGCGATCATCGGGTTCGATCAGCCCTTTTGCGTGATCGGGGAACGCATCAACCCGACAGGGCGCAAGAAACTCGCGCTTGAACTGGAAGCAGGCGACTTTTCCACTGTCGAGGCCGATGCCATGGCGCAGGTCGCGGCCGGGGCGACGGTGCTGGACATCAATTCGGGCGCTGTCTTTTCCAACAAGATGGCCGAAGATACCCGCTATGCGGACAACAACTTTGTCGAACCGCCCTTGATGCGCGAGTTGGTCCTGCGCGTGCAGGCCATCGTTGATGTGCCGCTTTGCATCGACAGTTCCGTACCCGGTGCGCTCGAATCAGGTCTCGAAGCGGCCGAGGGTCGCCCCTTGCTAAATTCGGTCACCGGCGAGGAAGAACGGCTGGAAGTGGTCTTGCCGCTGGTCAAGAAGTATAATGTGCCTGTCGTAGCTATTTCGAACGACGATACCGGCATTTCGGAGGATCCGGACGTACGATTTGCCGTCGCCAAAAAGATCGTCGAACGTGCCGCTGATTTCGGCATCCCGGCGCATGACATCGTGGTTGACCCCCTCGTGATGCCAATCGGAGCGATGGCCACCGCAGGGCATCAGGTATTCACGCTGGTGCGTCGGCTGCGCGAGGAATTGGGTGTCAACACGACCTGCGGCGCATCCAACATCAGCTTTGGCTTGCCCAACCGTCACGGCATCAACAACGCGTTTTTGCCAATGGCGATGGGTGCTGGCATGACCTCTGCCATTATGAATCCCGTCGCCCTGCCCGTTTCCGCAGCCCGAATCGAAGCCAAGAAGATGGAACTGGCCGCGGCAGGTGTTGTGTTTCCCGAAGACATGGACCTTGAGACCTTTTGCCAACTGACCGGTTTGGGTTCGACCCGACCGCGGCCCGGAAAAGAGATGGAGGCCATCCGTGCGGCGAATTTCCTGACCAACAATGACCCGCACGGGGGCGCCTGGATCGCGTTTAACAAGGAAGCCCCCAAGCCGGGCCAGGAAGGTCGCGGACGTGCGGCGCGCACGGGTGGGCGGCGCCGTCGCGCGTGATTGGCTTTTTGAGCAGACAATTCTGGAACCCCCGTCGATGACATCGCCGGGGGTTTTTTTGTTTAAAAACAAAGATCTGTCATGTCCGGCGAACCAATTTCGCTTATTTCACACCTAAAATTCCCGCTAGTAACGCCGTTTTAACGGACTGGCCTCTAAAACGAAGGACATATCAGAAATGCGCTAATTTGGAGACCGGTATGTACATGTCGAAAACCAGCACGATTGCGGGGATAGAATGAGCGAACCAATTGTTTTAGGTCCCAAATTGGATCTGGCCGCAGCATCCGGTCTGACCGCAACCCTACGCGATTGCAAGGACAAGGAGGTCGTCCTCGACCTCACCGAGGTTAAGCACTTTGGGGCTCTATGCATGCAGGCGATGATATCCGCCGCCGTGACTGCGCAATCTGAAGATCGCAAAATTACCATCACCAACGCGTCAGATCGGGTGCTCGATCAGATGCGCGTGATGGGTATGACACCAGAATCCATCACAAGGGGGCGTCCATGACACTCGAAATTCTTGCCGTAGACGACAGTCGCACGATGCGTGACATGATCCGTTTGGCCCTCGTACCCGCGGGCTTCACTGTCCATACCGCTGACGACGGCATCCACGGCATTGAGGTGCTCGAAGGGCTTGAGCCCGATGCGATTATCACCGACATCAACATGCCGCGCATGGACGGTTTCGGTTTCATTGACGCCGTACGCGAACAAGACAAACACCGCGCCACGCCCATCCTCGTGCTGACGACTGAGGCTGCACCTGAGCTGAAGGCGCGCGCGCGCGGTGCTGGTGCCACCGGATGGATCGTGAAGCCGTTTGACCCCAACAAGCTGGTCAAAGCGCTCCAAATGGTTGCCGGGTAAGAGGCTGAAATGACTGATTCAAATGATCCTATGGCGGAAATCCGAGCGTCTTTCTTCATTGAATGCGAAGAACTACTGGAAGCGCTGCAGGATGGTCTCGAAGCTCTCAATGACGGCGCGGGTGATCCTGAAACCATCAACGTTGTGTTCAGAGCGGTTCACTCCATCAAAGGCGGTGCCGGGGCATTTGGTCTGGAAGCGCTTGTCCGATTTGCGCATCGGTTCGAGACGGTGCTTGATGAAATCCGAGCTGGGCGCATGGTCGCGGATGCGAATGCGCTCAAATTGTTTTTTCAATGCTCGGATCATCTCTCTGATCTCGTGCGCATCAGCCGTGACGCCGGCACGCTTCCGGAGGATGAAACCTCCAAGCTCCTTGCACTGTTGGATGAGTTGCTAGGCGAAAACGGCGCGATACCCGAAGAAGAGGAAGTCGAAGAGGAAATTGACTTTCAACCTGCCGCTTTATCGTTTGATCTCGATTTGGGTGATGCCGATGAGGGGGATGCTCTCGACCTGTTGCCGCCGTTGACTTTTGATGAAGACGAAGGCCCAAGAAGCTCCAGATATGAGATTACATTTAAACCGGAGAATGAGCTTTACGAAACAGGAAACGAACCTTTTCAAATCCTGCGCGCACTGGATGAAATGGGTGAGTGTAAAGTTACGTGCAAAACGGATCAGGTACCTGAACTGGCGAGCCTCGCCCCCGAAAATGCATATCTGTCATGGCACATTGAGCTTACAACGGATGTTGAAGAAGCTGAAATCTCGGCAGCATTTGAATTTGTAGAGGGACTTTGTCTCTTGGACATCAAGAGTGTCGACGATGAAGACACGCAGGAAGAACAGAACGGCTCTGAAGACAGCACCGCCGACGCGGACCCGATCAGTGAATTGACCACACCGGCTGCCAAGGTGGAAGAAGTTTCGGAACCCGACCCCATTGCGGAACTCTCCAAACCAGCCCCAGAAGCAACAGAAAAGGTCGTGGCACCACAGAAAGCCGAACAGAAAACACCCACCCCGGCTGCACCGGCGAAATCAGTCGTTCGAGTGGATCTCGACAGAATTGAACGTTTGGTGAACCTTGTTGGCGAATTGGTAATCAATCAGGCGATGCTCTCGCAGAGCCTTGAAAGCTCGGGGTTATCTCCGCACTCAGACGCAATGAACGGGCTGGAAGAGTTTCAGCGACTGACCCGTGACATCCAGGACAGCGTGATGATGATCCGCGCGCAGCCGGTTAAATCCCTCTTTCAACGCATGTCGAGAATCGTTCGAGAGTCATCGGCCGCCGTTGATAAAGACGTCCGCCTTGTCACCAATGGCGAGGGAACCGAAGTCGATAAGACAGTTATCGAGCGTCTGGCCGATCCTCTTACGCATATGATCAGGAATGCAGTTGATCATGGCCTGGAGACAACAGACGCGAGGCTTGCGGCTGGCAAACCAGCCCAAGGCCAGGTTAAACTTACGGCTGCACACAGATCCGGACGGGTGGTGATAGAAGTTGCCGATGATGGGGCTGGCATTAACCGCCCAAAGGTTTTGCAAATTGCTATCGACAAAGGGTTGATCCCCAAAGACGCATCGTTGTCTGAAAGTGAAATTGACAACTTGCTGTTCCTGCCGGGGTTTTCGACGGCGTCAGTTGTGTCAGACCTTTCAGGTCGTGGCGTGGGGATGGACGTTGTACGAACCGCGATTCAAGCTCTGGGCGGCCGCATCACGATTTCGTCGACACCGGGTTCAGGCACTACTTTTTCAATATCTTTGCCACTTACTCTGGCCGTCTTGGACGGAATGGTTGTTCAGGTTGCAGATGAGACCCTTGTCCTCCCCCTGAATGTGGTGATTGAAACGCTAACACTCAGTAATGATGATGTTGAGATGGTCCGCCCCGGCGCAAACGTTGTCAGGGTAAGAAGTGGCTTTGTGCCTCTTTTCGATCTAGGCGAAGAACTGGGATACCGGGGCCCCATTGATGACTACGAAGGGTCAGTCGTCCTTTTGATCGCACATGAAGACGAAAGCCGCGCTGCTCTCATAATCGATAGCATACAGGACCAGAGACAAGTCGTCATCAAGGGTTTGGATGACAGCTTCTATCGCGCCCCTGGGATAGCCGCCGCTACTATTCTCGGAGATGGCCAGATCGCTCTGATTTTGGACACGTCAGACATTATCACAAACGCAATCGGCTCAAACATATCTGGGCATAGTTCTACTGTATCAGGAGCAACATCATGAGTGAAAAAGATACGCCGGAGACTCTGGAACTCCTGACGTTCCAGCTCGCAGACCAAGAATACTCCCTGGATATCATGTCTGTAAGAGAAATTCGCGGTTGGACCAGAACAACACCCTTACCTCATGCTCCCAGCTATATGAAGGGAGTGATAAACCTGCGTGGTACAGTACTACCTGTCATGGATTTAGCGCAACGATTGGGCCTAAGCCCGAGGGAGCACACTGATCGAAACGTCATTATCGTCGTGAACCACGAGGAAAGCATGACCGGACTGCTTGTTGACGCCGTTTCTGACATCATTGCGTTGACGGTTGATGACTTACAGCCTCCCCCGGAAATGCAACCGAGCGCGAGCCAAAATGTGGTCAGCGCGCTCACTTTGATAAACGAGAGAATGATACGTGTCTTGGACTTGTCCACAATCGTTTCAAAAGAACAAAGCAGTGCTGCATAATGGTCGAAAAGATGGAAAGCGCTGGTTTAGATGAGGCCAGTTTCAAGTCTATCGCAGAACTTGCTTACAAGGAGAGTGGCCTGCAGCTTGTCGCGGAAAAAATGTCGATGATACAGTCGCGGCTACGACATCGCCTTAAGGCAGTTGGCATCGACACCTTCCCAAGTTATGCACAATTTGTTTGTTCAGAAAGTGGCGTTTCGGAGCGGCGCGAGATGATTTCCGCCTTAACAACAAACGTTTCACACTTTTTCCGTGAACAGCATCACTTTGACATCCTGCAAGATAAGATTTTACCAGCAAAGATCGATTATCTACGTCAGGGTGGTCGTTTTAGAGTTTGGTCTGCCGGATGCTCAAACGGGCAGGAAGCGTATTCAATTGTTATGGCTACTCTTGATCGTTATCCAGAAATAGCGGAGCTCGACTTTAGAGTACTTGCAACAGACATTGATCAAAAGGTCGTGGACTTCGCATCTAAAGGAGTATACCCGCAAAGGCTGTTGTCTGGAGTGAGCCCGGACAGATTAAAAAAGTACTTCACTGAGTGTAAAAACGACAGTGAACCATCTTTTCAGGCCAAGAGCTCGATCAAATCAAGAGTGACTTTTAAGGAACTCAACTTGTTGTCTGATTGGCCCATGAAGCGGCAAATGGATGTTATTTTCTGTCGAAACGTGATCATCTATTTTGATGCAGTCACGCAAAACTCGCTTTGGCCGCGGTTCAAAAATCAACTAAAGCCAGACGGATATCTCTTTTTAGGTCATTCCGAGCGCATTTCAGACCCGGACTTAGCAGGTTTCGCGAACCAAGGCCCAACAACCTATCGACACAAAAAAGCACACGAAGAGTTAGCGCGTGAGGAAAACAAATGTCTCTAAGGGATCAGATTCGAATTTTGGTTGTGGATGATATGTCGACCAGTCGCGGGCTTATTACGCAAGCTTTGGATGCTTTTGGCGTGCGAAACGTAACCACGGCCGAAAATGGTCGCGATGCCCTGAAGTCTATAACGACACATCCTGTCCACTTGGTCATATCTGATTACAACATGCCTGAAATGGACGGACTGCAGTTATTGCATCAACTGCGCGGCTCTCCAAAAACAAAAGGTGTGGGCTTCATACTTATTACAGGTCGCGCGGAACAACAAATCATCGATCACGGGAAAAAACTCGGGATGAACAATTATCTTAAAAAACCTTTTGAACCAAGCGGTTTACGAAACTGTATCGAGGCAGTCGTCGGGAGACTGTAAATGGAGTACACACCGCACCCAATAGAGGTATCAACAGTTTTACGAAGACTATGCAATCATCTGGATTTCTTGGCAGCCAGGGTTTTTGAAGTAGAAGAAGAACTTGGAAACATGCTGATCGATAAAGAAAACAGCGAAGGAGTATCCATAACTAGGATTCAGTCGCTGGACTTCACACGCCAGTCTCTGGAGGATTGCGCTATTCTCCTCCAACTGCTCGCGCAGCAAACAACTCATGCACCGATCCAAATTTCCAATGATGCGGTCGCCTCAACAAATCTGAAGTTGAGTTCGACCAAGTCGATATTAGGAACTTCTCGTAAAGCCACCGAGATCGATACTAGCGGTAATGTGGATATTTTTTGATTGAGCTGCCTCCCGGTGTTTGGACTGACCCAGCCCCCTGATCCGGGCCGTTTAGGTGTAGAATGCGTTCATGTTTCTTTCTGTTGATTTGGTTGTGGTCAAGGACTGCTGAGCGGAGCTTTTGCGGAGCTCAAGCGAGGCAGGCTTGCTTGCACGGTTGAGATTGGCGTAGACGGCCGGGGCCAGCCCGCCGAGTAATGTGTATGGTCGTTCTGTGTTGTAGCCGGTCCTCCAGTTTTCGATGATTTTCCGGGCTTCGGCGAGATTGCCGAAGATGTGTTCGTTCAAAGGCTACAATCGACGTCGCGCTTGTACGTTGGCGGGGATTGATCCGCGTTTGTACCGACGGACGTCGAAGCGTCCAGTGGACATAGCGCTGCGTACAAGGGTGAAGCAACTTGCTTCTGAGCGGCGCCGGTTCGGCTATCGACGGCTGCACATCCTGCTAAAGCGAGAGGGCGGGGAGGTGAACTGGAAGAAGCTGTACCTGCTCCACCGCGAAGAAGGGTTAACCGTTCGTAAATGGGGCGGTCGCAAGCGTGCTGTCGGGACGCGGGCGCTCATGGCAATCCCGCAGGGCCCAAACCAACGGTGGTCGCTCGACTTCATGTTGGACGCGCATGAAGACGGGCGGCGGTACAGGGTGCTGAATGTCATCGACGACTTCAGCCAGGAATGCCTGGCCGCCGTAGTCGACACATCCATTGACGGTGCGCATGTCGCCCGTGAGCTGGACCGGATCGCCGAGTTGCGAGGCTATCCATGCCTTGTGGTCAGCGACAACGGGGCGGAGCTGACCTCGAACGTGATGCTCAAATGGCAAGAGGATCGCAAGGTCGACTGGCACTATATCGCACCCGGAAAGCCCATGCAGAACGGCCTGGTGGAAAGCTTCAACGCACGGATGAGCGAGGAGTGCCTGAACGAGCACCTGTTCCCGTCTCTGCGCCATGCCCGCCACATGATTGCGGCAAGGCGCGCCGGCTACAATCACCAACGCCCACATTCAAGCCTCGACGGGCTCACCCCGTGGGAGTACCACCAACGGTCAAGAGAGGACCAAAACCTGAACAGAGCTAACTAAAAAACGCGAACTCTCAGGGGGGCAGGTCACTGACATTTACCGTGGGCATCCGGCGTACCTGAATAATCTGATCCAGCTCGCGTGTCTGCCGCGCGCCAGACAGTGACGTGTCGGGCACAAGCACCAAACACTCCCGGCTGCAATCGTCCATGATGGCCACAACACGGAACCTCCGGCCATCCATTGCCCGGCAGTCGTTTGCGTCGCAAAGGATGAGACGGTCTGAAGGCGGCTGAAACGAAGCCCGGCCTCCACCGCTGATGGATCGTCTCTGGCAGACCCATCGGGCGGCGCGCGCCCCTTTTGCGCACCTGAAGCCCTGCTTCGCGATGTAGTCGCCGCAGCTTCTTCTGGTTCATGTGGATGCCTTGACGCTCCAGCATAATATCAATGCGCCGATAACCGACACGCCGACGTTCCGCGGCAACCTCCTTCATCGCTTTGCGCAGGTCAGCATCATAGGGTGGAATGCGATGTCGCACACTCGAGCGATCTGCCTCCCGCATATCGCATGCCCGCCGTTGGCTGACCCCAGACTGATCACACAGATGAACCACAGCTTTGCGTCTTTCGGCGGGCGTCACCACTTTCGCGAGGCGACATTTTTCAGCATCGCGTTGTCGGGCATCTGCTCTGCGAGCAGCTTCTTCCACCTGGTGTTCTCATCCTCAAGCGACTTCAGCTTACGGGCCTCCGACACATCCATCCCGCCGAACTCCGACTTGTAGAACGTCGCTGTTCCACTCTCGGTCATTGCTGGGCGATAACCTGCCGGTCAAAGGGTGCCATGTTCGCGGCAAACCTCGCCCATCGGGACGGATCCTACTCAAAAGTGAACGAGCCTTAAGGCCTCAGGTCACTGCCGCCTCTAGACAATAAAATCACCCGCAAAGTAGTCACTGGCTGTCGTCGTGGCGCCGTCGTTTATACGGACGGCCAGGTCGATGCTATTGTCATCATCCACAAGGCCGTAGAGCCGCGTTTGGGTGCCGAAGTCCTCCACCCACAACGCGCCTGCACCTGCAGCAAAGCCCTCTGCCGTGCTCAGCGCCCCGAGGAAGACAAAGGACTGCATCCCCGCCACTGCGATGTTGGCGTCAATCATCGACACGTCGATCAGATCACCGCCCCGCACGCCGACACCCTCAAAACCGTCGATCAGATCGGCACTGCCAAAGGCGGAATCCGACGCCTCTGCAAAGACAAACGTATCGTTCTGGGCCTGACCGCGCAGGATGTCCTGCCCGCTGCCACCGTTCAGCACGTCCTTGCCGTTACCCCCTTCGAGCGTGTCATTGCCCGTGCCACCATCAAGGCTGTCAAAACCATCGCCGCCGCGCAGAATGTCATTCCCCGCCTCGCCGAAGAGCGCATCCACCTGCGTGTTGCCGTTCAACACGTCATCGCCCGCACCACCATAGAGCACATCGTCATTGAACGAGCCAAACATCAGATCGTCGCCGTCACCACCCCACAGGGTGTCATCACCGCCGCCGCCGCGCAGTTCATCTGCACCGTCACCGCCGTCCAGAACATCGCCGTCCAGACCACCGATCAGCATATCGTCTCCGCTGCCGCCGTTGATGATGTCACTGCCGCCGTTACCGCCGAGCATATCGTCACCGACACCGCCGTTGATGATGTCTTCGTCATTGCCACCAAAGACCGTGTCGTCGCCCGCGCCGCCTTCGATCACATCATTGCCCGCACCACCGCGCAAAATGTCATTGCCAGCCTCACCGTTGATCTCGTCGTTGCCATCGCTTCCGATCAACTCGTCATCGCCCGCGCCGCCATCCAGCGTGTCATCCCCGGCCTTGCCGAAGAGGATGTCATCGCCCGCACCACCTTCGATCGCATCGTTGCCGTCGCCGCCATTCAGCCTGTCGTTGCCAGAGCCGCCCGACAGGGTGTCATCCCCCTCAAGGCCGAGGATACGGTCCTTGCCCCCAAAGCCAAAGAGCTGGTCATTGCCATCATGGCCAATCACCGTGTCGTCGGTGCCCAAACCGCCCAGTGCAATCGGGTCGCCCTGATCGTCAAAGAAGACATCCGGCCGTGTGGTGTCAAACACGATGGCCGCCTGACTGGCGGGGTTTATGATGCGCACCACCTGCGTGACCGCGGGCGATGCGAGGCTGCTGCCGTCCTGCGTTGCACGCACGCTGAAGCGGTCCTCGACGAAATCCGCCCCGGCAAAATCAACCACGCCATCCTGACGGTATACGAAAGAGCCATCGGCGTTCAGGGTCAGCGCGCCGAGGGTCGGCGCCTGTTCGACGCTCAGGGTAAAGGGATCATCCTCCGCATCGGCCACATTCAGTGTTGCCTCCAGCACACCATTGGGCGAGATCGGATACAACAGGCGCGCAACTTCGGGCGCGTCGTCTACCGGCGTGATCTCGATGGTGATCGTTTGGCTCGCGCGGCCATCACGCT
Encoded here:
- a CDS encoding virulence factor, with translation MPEVTIVYWRDIPAQVIVGKGRRGSKRPLPERFEQAIDRAAMKVGAGDTDAYLAQWRKAAPVEMPGTPDEIADAEAARLDAEFDRARLKALIDNDGWA
- a CDS encoding Ppx/GppA phosphatase family protein; the protein is MAPQRHKGAGALKSKTALSPAPVPPRSSELFAALDLGTNSCRMLIAQPEGSGFHVVDSFSKSVQLGAGLEKTGRLSRGSMTRTIQALRVCQQKLKRNKVRYMRLVATEACRRAQNADEFIRRVQRETGLRLDIIKAQEEAQLAVISCAPLVSRSTENLLVVDIGGGSTELVWIDLKDVPKNERARSIMHLNAGFARGLGDVPAARVVDWISVPLGVATLRDQFSDVDDDAARFALMSWFFEENLSDFAPYHDTQPQEKFQIVGTSGTVTTVAASHLGLKRYDRKKVDGLHMTTDQIDRVIRSYLALGPDGRRADPRIGADRHALIMSGAAILQALMRCWPTDRLSVADRGLREGLLYAQMSAQGVLEDGAF
- a CDS encoding methyltetrahydrofolate cobalamin methyltransferase, whose product is MTKTIVESKTKTAIIGFDQPFCVIGERINPTGRKKLALELEAGDFSTVEADAMAQVAAGATVLDINSGAVFSNKMAEDTRYADNNFVEPPLMRELVLRVQAIVDVPLCIDSSVPGALESGLEAAEGRPLLNSVTGEEERLEVVLPLVKKYNVPVVAISNDDTGISEDPDVRFAVAKKIVERAADFGIPAHDIVVDPLVMPIGAMATAGHQVFTLVRRLREELGVNTTCGASNISFGLPNRHGINNAFLPMAMGAGMTSAIMNPVALPVSAARIEAKKMELAAAGVVFPEDMDLETFCQLTGLGSTRPRPGKEMEAIRAANFLTNNDPHGGAWIAFNKEAPKPGQEGRGRAARTGGRRRRA
- a CDS encoding chemotaxis protein CheA, which produces MTDSNDPMAEIRASFFIECEELLEALQDGLEALNDGAGDPETINVVFRAVHSIKGGAGAFGLEALVRFAHRFETVLDEIRAGRMVADANALKLFFQCSDHLSDLVRISRDAGTLPEDETSKLLALLDELLGENGAIPEEEEVEEEIDFQPAALSFDLDLGDADEGDALDLLPPLTFDEDEGPRSSRYEITFKPENELYETGNEPFQILRALDEMGECKVTCKTDQVPELASLAPENAYLSWHIELTTDVEEAEISAAFEFVEGLCLLDIKSVDDEDTQEEQNGSEDSTADADPISELTTPAAKVEEVSEPDPIAELSKPAPEATEKVVAPQKAEQKTPTPAAPAKSVVRVDLDRIERLVNLVGELVINQAMLSQSLESSGLSPHSDAMNGLEEFQRLTRDIQDSVMMIRAQPVKSLFQRMSRIVRESSAAVDKDVRLVTNGEGTEVDKTVIERLADPLTHMIRNAVDHGLETTDARLAAGKPAQGQVKLTAAHRSGRVVIEVADDGAGINRPKVLQIAIDKGLIPKDASLSESEIDNLLFLPGFSTASVVSDLSGRGVGMDVVRTAIQALGGRITISSTPGSGTTFSISLPLTLAVLDGMVVQVADETLVLPLNVVIETLTLSNDDVEMVRPGANVVRVRSGFVPLFDLGEELGYRGPIDDYEGSVVLLIAHEDESRAALIIDSIQDQRQVVIKGLDDSFYRAPGIAAATILGDGQIALILDTSDIITNAIGSNISGHSSTVSGATS
- a CDS encoding chemotaxis protein CheW, with amino-acid sequence MSEKDTPETLELLTFQLADQEYSLDIMSVREIRGWTRTTPLPHAPSYMKGVINLRGTVLPVMDLAQRLGLSPREHTDRNVIIVVNHEESMTGLLVDAVSDIIALTVDDLQPPPEMQPSASQNVVSALTLINERMIRVLDLSTIVSKEQSSAA
- a CDS encoding RlmE family RNA methyltransferase; amino-acid sequence: MAKKPGSQNTSGRGQRDLKVKVKTARGRKLSSTRWLQRQLNDPYVKRARSEGYRGRAAYKILELDDRFRFLVPGARVVDLGCAPGGWCQVAVKRVNALGERTSKAQGSVLGVDLQEMEPIAGATLYQLDFMADDADEQVRVWLGGKADVVMSDMAASSSGHKQTDHLRIIALCEAAAYFAFDVLEEGGTFVAKVLAGGAEGELQKLLKQRFAKVANIKPPASRQDSSEKFVVATGFRAKA
- a CDS encoding response regulator — encoded protein: MTLEILAVDDSRTMRDMIRLALVPAGFTVHTADDGIHGIEVLEGLEPDAIITDINMPRMDGFGFIDAVREQDKHRATPILVLTTEAAPELKARARGAGATGWIVKPFDPNKLVKALQMVAG
- a CDS encoding STAS domain-containing protein gives rise to the protein MSEPIVLGPKLDLAAASGLTATLRDCKDKEVVLDLTEVKHFGALCMQAMISAAVTAQSEDRKITITNASDRVLDQMRVMGMTPESITRGRP
- a CDS encoding methylenetetrahydrofolate reductase; translation: MALLNFKRKVAPASPSVNPDVEAFLQDYSIEVMPRTAEKVDDFRALLPEGTRVYIAHIEGTPIEEMVATAKRLNDDGFAVMPHFPARIIRDRATLKDWIARYQGEANVHQALLLAGGVEKPLGDFDSSMQLMETGLFDEAGFKRLHVAGHPEGNRDIDTDGSMKNVSAALRWKNDFQSRTDAQLAIATQFAFDAKPIIAWADTIAAEGITLPVHIGIAGPAKLQTLIKFAIACGVGPSLKVLQKRAMDVTKLLLPYEPTDVVAQLAAHKAANPDFNITNVHFFPLGGIKTNANWAIENGGSSAKPANA